A section of the Rhizobium sp. Pop5 genome encodes:
- a CDS encoding class I SAM-dependent RNA methyltransferase has protein sequence MSTETVTIEKLGAQGDGITSSAGGPVYVPFSLPGETVAIARVKSQGTIMSITTPSPDRQEPACRHFGPDGVNGTCGGCTLQHLADIPYRAFKRQLVIDALKSKGLTPDVGEIVPARPGERRRVVFAARRTEKDMLIGFNQAESHHIVAIEECPISSAGIIARLPAIKAIAASLATSAEPFRVAVLETLSGLDVAVDDVKKLSDPQRRKAVETVLGLRGIARVTLNGEILVEPSKPLIDFGGVPVSPPPGSFAQATKPAEEAMAELVLAHVGKAKRIADLFAGAGTFSLRLARIGRVHAVEAEAKALAALDHAARNTQGLKPVSVEKRDLFRRPLMTQELKPFDAVVFDPPRAGAEFQCKELARSGVKKIVAVSCNPLTLARDLAILVEGGYRITGVTPIDQFLWTSHVEVVATLEK, from the coding sequence GTGAGCACAGAAACCGTCACGATCGAGAAGCTCGGCGCCCAGGGCGACGGCATCACCAGCAGCGCCGGTGGACCGGTTTACGTGCCTTTCTCCCTGCCCGGGGAAACCGTGGCGATCGCCCGCGTCAAAAGCCAGGGCACGATCATGTCGATCACGACACCCTCGCCCGACCGGCAGGAGCCGGCCTGCCGGCATTTCGGCCCGGACGGTGTCAACGGCACCTGCGGCGGCTGCACATTGCAGCATCTGGCGGACATCCCCTATCGCGCCTTCAAGCGTCAACTCGTCATCGATGCGCTGAAATCCAAGGGGCTGACACCTGATGTCGGCGAGATCGTTCCGGCCCGGCCGGGCGAACGCCGGCGTGTGGTCTTTGCCGCGCGCAGGACCGAAAAGGATATGCTGATCGGGTTCAACCAGGCCGAAAGCCATCATATCGTTGCGATCGAGGAATGTCCGATCTCCTCGGCGGGGATCATCGCCCGGCTGCCGGCGATCAAGGCGATCGCCGCTTCGCTTGCGACCAGCGCCGAGCCCTTCCGAGTCGCCGTGCTTGAAACGCTTTCCGGCCTCGATGTCGCGGTTGACGACGTGAAAAAGCTCTCTGACCCGCAACGGCGTAAGGCAGTCGAGACCGTGCTCGGTCTGCGTGGTATCGCCCGTGTAACGCTCAATGGCGAAATCCTCGTCGAGCCGTCGAAGCCGCTCATCGATTTCGGCGGCGTTCCAGTATCGCCACCGCCCGGCAGCTTCGCCCAGGCGACGAAGCCGGCGGAAGAGGCAATGGCAGAGCTCGTGCTTGCCCATGTCGGCAAAGCGAAGCGGATCGCCGATCTTTTCGCAGGCGCCGGCACGTTTTCACTGCGGCTGGCGCGGATCGGCCGGGTGCATGCCGTCGAGGCCGAGGCAAAGGCGCTCGCGGCACTCGACCACGCCGCACGCAACACACAGGGGCTGAAACCCGTCAGCGTCGAAAAGCGCGACCTCTTCCGCCGTCCCCTGATGACGCAGGAGCTCAAGCCTTTTGATGCCGTCGTCTTCGACCCGCCGCGCGCCGGCGCGGAGTTCCAGTGCAAGGAGCTTGCCCGCTCAGGCGTGAAGAAGATCGTCGCCGTGAGCTGCAACCCCCTGACGCTGGCGCGGGATCTGGCGATCCTCGTCGAAGGCGGCTACCGGATCACCGGCGTGACGCCGATTGACCAGTTCCTTTGGACCTCGCATG
- a CDS encoding TlyA family RNA methyltransferase — protein sequence MSDQTSQRLDQLLVSRGLFASRSRARDAIQRGTVRIGGQVVTKAGELFGEDAHIEIDDPAQDYVSRAALKLAAALDHFRLDPVGHRCLDIGASTGGFTEVLLQRGAAHVTAIDVGHGQMHPRISADPRVTNKEGLNARNLAAEDIGHSVTFIVSDVSFISLKLALAPALDIAGPGAIAVLLVKPQFEAGREAIGKGGLLKDPSSAPAVASVLERWFTEDMGWKSLGLIPSPISGGDGNQEFLLAGLKP from the coding sequence ATGTCCGATCAAACCAGCCAACGCCTTGACCAGCTTCTCGTCTCCCGCGGCCTCTTCGCCAGCCGCTCGCGGGCCCGCGACGCCATACAGCGCGGCACCGTCCGGATCGGTGGCCAGGTGGTGACGAAGGCGGGTGAGCTCTTCGGCGAGGACGCTCATATCGAGATCGACGATCCGGCCCAGGACTATGTCTCGCGCGCGGCGCTGAAGCTTGCCGCCGCACTCGATCATTTCCGGCTCGATCCCGTCGGCCACCGCTGTCTCGATATCGGTGCTTCCACAGGCGGCTTCACCGAGGTGCTGCTGCAACGGGGTGCCGCGCATGTCACCGCCATCGATGTCGGCCACGGGCAAATGCATCCGCGCATATCAGCCGATCCGCGTGTAACGAACAAGGAAGGCCTTAACGCCCGCAACCTGGCGGCAGAGGATATCGGCCATTCCGTCACCTTCATCGTTTCCGACGTTTCCTTCATCTCGCTGAAGCTTGCGCTTGCGCCGGCTCTCGACATCGCCGGGCCAGGGGCGATTGCCGTTCTGCTGGTCAAGCCGCAGTTCGAGGCGGGGCGTGAGGCGATCGGCAAGGGCGGGCTGCTGAAAGATCCCTCCTCCGCTCCCGCCGTCGCTTCGGTATTGGAGCGCTGGTTCACCGAGGACATGGGCTGGAAAAGCCTTGGCCTCATCCCCTCCCCGATTTCCGGCGGCGACGGCAATCAGGAATTCCTCCTGGCAGGATTGAAGCCGTGA